In Syntrophales bacterium, a single window of DNA contains:
- the lepA gene encoding translation elongation factor 4 — protein sequence MENIRNFSIIAHIDHGKSTLADRLIQYTGVCDERTFKDQILDTMDIERERGITIKSQAIALPYRARNGKEYTLDLIDTPGHVDFSYEVSRSLASCEGVLLLIDAAQGVQAQTLANLYLAMEHNLEIIPVINKIDLSSADVERVMAQIESELGLDPDSHLKCSAKEGTGIEDILEAIVERIPPPKGDPDAPLSALIFDAKYDSFRGTVIHCRIFDGAVRTGDIIRFMSNNAVYKVEEVGRFLLSRNRRDKLSAGEVGYIIAGVKTISDVRTGDTITLDKRPCLRPLPGFKEIKPVVFASIYPVASDDYEDLALSLEKYKLNDASFVYERDSSVALGQGFRCGFLGLLHLEVVQERLEREYGLSLILSIPSVRYRFTLKDGAVVDVDNPARYPDPASIAKSEEPYIRAVMMMPERYVGAVMKLCMEKRGVNSILNYPGPGRAELIYEMPLAEMIYDFYDRFKSVTQGYGSFDYDIIDYRQSNLVLLDILINGEKVDALSQIAHRDRARARGLQACERLKEEIPRHMFKIAIQGAIGGEIVSRTTISPFRKDVTAKCYGGDITRKRKLLEKQKKGKKRMKMIGAVSIPQGAFISVLKSTSD from the coding sequence ATGGAAAATATACGTAATTTCAGTATCATTGCTCATATTGACCACGGGAAATCAACCCTCGCCGATCGGTTGATCCAGTACACCGGTGTGTGCGATGAACGTACCTTCAAGGATCAAATTCTTGATACGATGGATATCGAGCGTGAACGGGGGATCACGATAAAGAGTCAGGCGATTGCCCTTCCCTATCGGGCCAGGAACGGAAAAGAGTATACCCTCGATCTGATTGATACACCGGGCCATGTGGATTTTTCTTATGAAGTGTCGCGCTCCCTGGCCTCCTGTGAAGGCGTTCTTCTCCTGATAGATGCCGCCCAGGGCGTGCAGGCGCAAACCCTGGCCAACCTCTACTTGGCCATGGAACATAACCTCGAAATCATCCCCGTCATCAATAAGATTGACCTCTCCTCCGCCGATGTGGAGAGGGTAATGGCGCAGATCGAATCGGAGTTGGGATTGGACCCCGACAGTCATTTGAAATGTTCCGCCAAAGAAGGGACGGGAATCGAAGATATCCTGGAGGCTATCGTCGAGAGAATCCCGCCCCCGAAGGGCGATCCGGACGCCCCTCTTTCCGCCCTCATCTTTGATGCCAAGTACGATTCTTTTCGCGGCACGGTGATCCACTGCCGCATCTTTGATGGCGCCGTTAGAACGGGCGATATCATCCGTTTTATGTCCAACAATGCCGTTTACAAAGTTGAGGAGGTGGGGCGTTTCCTGCTTTCCCGCAACAGGCGTGACAAACTTTCCGCAGGTGAGGTTGGATATATAATCGCCGGTGTAAAGACAATCTCGGACGTCCGTACAGGGGACACGATTACCCTTGATAAGCGGCCATGCCTGAGACCTCTTCCCGGATTCAAGGAGATCAAACCCGTCGTCTTTGCCTCCATCTATCCTGTTGCTTCGGATGACTACGAGGACCTTGCCCTTTCCCTCGAAAAGTACAAGCTCAATGACGCCTCCTTCGTTTATGAAAGGGATTCTTCTGTAGCCCTCGGTCAGGGCTTCCGGTGTGGATTTCTCGGTCTTTTGCACCTCGAGGTAGTCCAGGAAAGACTGGAAAGGGAATATGGTCTCTCCCTCATCCTGTCCATCCCCAGTGTCCGTTACCGGTTCACCTTGAAAGATGGCGCTGTGGTGGATGTGGACAACCCGGCCCGCTATCCCGATCCGGCTTCCATCGCGAAGTCGGAAGAACCCTATATCCGCGCCGTCATGATGATGCCGGAAAGATACGTCGGTGCAGTCATGAAGCTCTGCATGGAAAAGCGTGGTGTCAACTCCATCCTGAATTACCCGGGGCCGGGCCGGGCCGAGTTGATCTATGAGATGCCGCTGGCCGAGATGATCTACGACTTCTATGACCGTTTCAAGTCCGTCACCCAGGGTTACGGTTCCTTTGACTATGACATCATTGATTACCGGCAAAGCAACCTCGTGCTGCTCGATATCCTTATAAACGGGGAAAAGGTGGATGCCCTATCCCAGATCGCCCATCGTGACCGTGCCCGCGCCCGCGGTCTGCAGGCCTGTGAAAGGTTAAAGGAGGAAATTCCCCGGCATATGTTTAAAATAGCCATTCAGGGGGCCATTGGCGGGGAAATCGTCTCCCGGACCACCATCTCGCCATTCCGCAAAGATGTAACGGCAAAATGTTATGGCGGTGATATTACACGAAAGAGAAAGCTCCTCGAGAAACAGAAAAAGGGTAAGAAACGGATGAAGATGATTGGAGCAGTCAGCATACCTCAGGGCGCCTTTATTTCCGTCTTGAAGTCCACCTCCGATTAG
- a CDS encoding phosphoribosylformylglycinamidine synthase subunit PurQ, translated as MLKKVKSIVITGYGTNCEMEMAHACRLAASDEVDIVHISALLHGEKSLDDYHFLNLPGGFLDGDDLGAAKAGANRILHAKIEGEKETFMSHGDTKDNEKLYNQFARFIEEGKLILGVCNGFQLLVKLGMLPGFDGDYRDQTVTLTFNDSGRFEDRWVYLTVNRNSPCVFTRNMEGIYLPVRHGEGKFITKNEQVRKRLHRDQHVVVQYSHADYQGATMDYPANPNGSVDGIASICNETGRIFGLMPHPEAYLHYTNHPRWSREKLPEEGMGLAIFKNAIDFVRHHL; from the coding sequence ATGCTGAAAAAGGTAAAATCAATCGTCATCACAGGGTACGGAACGAACTGTGAGATGGAAATGGCCCATGCCTGTCGTCTGGCCGCCTCCGATGAGGTGGATATTGTCCACATCAGCGCCCTGCTCCACGGGGAGAAGAGCCTTGACGACTATCACTTTCTCAACCTCCCCGGTGGCTTCCTCGACGGAGATGACCTCGGAGCGGCAAAGGCGGGGGCGAACCGGATTCTGCATGCAAAAATCGAGGGGGAAAAAGAAACATTCATGTCGCATGGCGACACAAAGGACAATGAAAAACTCTACAATCAGTTTGCCCGGTTCATTGAGGAGGGAAAACTGATCCTTGGCGTCTGCAACGGTTTTCAGTTACTGGTCAAATTGGGGATGCTCCCCGGTTTTGACGGGGATTACCGGGATCAAACCGTGACCCTGACCTTTAACGATTCGGGTAGGTTCGAAGATCGGTGGGTGTATCTTACGGTCAACCGGAATTCGCCCTGTGTCTTCACACGAAATATGGAAGGTATCTATCTGCCGGTGAGGCACGGCGAGGGAAAATTTATTACAAAAAACGAACAAGTGCGGAAAAGATTACACAGGGATCAGCATGTTGTTGTCCAGTACAGTCATGCGGATTATCAAGGGGCAACGATGGATTACCCTGCCAACCCCAACGGTTCTGTTGACGGGATCGCCAGCATCTGTAATGAAACGGGGAGGATCTTCGGCCTGATGCCTCACCCGGAGGCATATCTTCACTACACCAATCATCCCCGCTGGAGCCGGGAAAAACTCCCCGAGGAGGGGATGGGTCTTGCCATCTTCAAAAATGCGATAGATTTTGTGAGACACCATCTGTAG
- a CDS encoding M28 family peptidase, with amino-acid sequence MISYTLLVIIILVAFLIYGLVKIRLTTSISLPKPDSAKNEDVHRLYAHVEHISTHIGSRSILEYTKLEATKRYIVSCLESFGYVPTLQNYTYGGKVYSNVIVSMKGEKYPDETVIIGAHYDTVFDTPGADDNASAVAILLEMCRILKDYSPKKTLKLIFFVLEEPPLFRSEYMGSYIYAADAKARNENITAMLSLEMLGYYTDQKGGQMFPLPLMGLMYPSTPNFIGVVGNLKSKRLVERVKNYLLEGSSVPVVSLSTFSFVPGVDFSDHRSFWKMGYPAVMITDTAFYRNPNYHSERDTINTLNFDKMSDLLKGLVHVTKALTF; translated from the coding sequence ATGATTAGTTATACTCTGCTGGTCATCATTATTCTTGTTGCTTTTCTTATCTATGGCCTTGTGAAAATAAGGCTTACCACCTCCATATCCCTTCCCAAACCGGATTCTGCGAAGAATGAGGACGTCCACCGGTTGTACGCACACGTGGAACACATAAGCACCCACATTGGTTCGAGAAGCATATTGGAATACACTAAATTAGAGGCAACAAAACGCTATATCGTATCTTGCCTCGAAAGTTTTGGGTATGTTCCCACGCTTCAAAACTATACCTATGGAGGGAAAGTATATAGCAATGTCATCGTTTCAATGAAAGGTGAGAAATATCCTGATGAAACGGTTATTATCGGTGCCCACTACGATACCGTTTTTGATACGCCCGGCGCCGATGACAACGCCAGTGCCGTTGCTATCCTGCTTGAGATGTGCCGGATATTAAAAGACTACTCACCGAAAAAGACACTAAAACTGATTTTTTTCGTTCTCGAAGAACCCCCCTTATTCAGATCGGAATATATGGGAAGCTATATATATGCTGCAGACGCAAAGGCAAGAAATGAGAATATCACCGCCATGCTTTCCCTCGAAATGCTGGGATATTATACCGACCAAAAAGGTGGGCAGATGTTTCCCCTTCCTCTGATGGGTCTTATGTATCCATCAACCCCTAATTTTATAGGCGTTGTGGGTAATCTGAAGTCGAAAAGACTGGTGGAGAGAGTTAAGAATTATTTACTGGAAGGTTCCAGCGTTCCCGTCGTATCGCTGTCAACATTTAGTTTTGTTCCCGGTGTCGACTTTTCTGACCACCGTTCATTCTGGAAAATGGGATATCCTGCCGTCATGATCACAGATACAGCTTTTTACCGAAATCCGAATTATCATTCTGAACGTGATACCATCAATACACTGAATTTCGATAAAATGTCTGACCTTCTGAAAGGATTGGTGCACGTCACCAAAGCCCTCACTTTCTAA
- the porB gene encoding pyruvate synthase subunit PorB, which yields MKRKYPKGLVKNIKLVDREEYFCPGHRACQGCGEALAVRLMCKALGRDTVIACPTGCIEIFSTPYPTTAWKLPWIHVAFPNAAAVGSGVEAGLKVLRRKGKIPDRYVKAVAIGGDGGTADIGIQALSGAMERGHDMLYVCFDNEAYMNTGIQRSSATPFGASTTTAPAGKESIGNKTWKKNLPEIMVAHNVSYVATATNSHPIDFMNKVKKAREVKGTAYIHCLSVCPTGWRAAPELCIELGRLAVETGVFPLYEVENGRYRFTEMPGDLRPVEDYLKVQGRFRHLTPDQIKTIQDRVNLEYRKLMNKVEHPPPEL from the coding sequence ATGAAGAGAAAGTACCCCAAGGGTCTCGTAAAAAACATTAAGCTGGTGGATAGAGAGGAATATTTTTGTCCGGGGCACCGTGCCTGCCAGGGGTGCGGAGAAGCTCTTGCCGTGCGCTTGATGTGCAAAGCGCTGGGCAGAGATACGGTTATTGCCTGTCCCACAGGTTGTATAGAGATTTTTTCCACCCCGTACCCTACAACGGCATGGAAACTGCCCTGGATACATGTGGCATTCCCGAATGCTGCGGCGGTCGGTTCTGGCGTAGAGGCCGGCCTGAAGGTCCTGCGGCGTAAGGGAAAGATTCCCGATAGATATGTTAAAGCTGTGGCCATCGGAGGAGACGGCGGCACCGCTGACATCGGGATTCAAGCCCTGTCCGGAGCCATGGAAAGGGGACATGATATGCTCTACGTGTGCTTTGACAATGAGGCTTACATGAACACGGGCATTCAGCGTTCCAGCGCCACCCCCTTTGGGGCCTCAACAACTACGGCGCCTGCCGGGAAGGAAAGCATCGGCAATAAAACATGGAAGAAAAATCTTCCCGAAATCATGGTGGCCCACAACGTTTCCTATGTTGCCACGGCAACTAACAGCCACCCCATTGACTTCATGAATAAAGTAAAAAAAGCAAGAGAGGTAAAAGGGACTGCTTACATCCACTGTTTATCCGTATGCCCCACGGGATGGCGGGCGGCGCCGGAGTTATGCATCGAGCTGGGAAGGCTCGCCGTGGAAACAGGCGTTTTTCCCCTTTACGAGGTGGAAAACGGCAGATACAGATTCACAGAGATGCCGGGTGACCTTCGACCTGTCGAAGATTATCTGAAGGTCCAGGGGCGCTTCCGACATCTGACACCGGATCAGATTAAAACTATTCAGGACAGAGTAAACCTCGAATATAGAAAGTTGATGAACAAGGTGGAGCATCCACCGCCAGAGTTGTAA
- a CDS encoding transketolase C-terminal domain-containing protein: MSRRVGMEVAIAAAEAVALCNIDVAAVYPITPNTHVAEHLAEIVAEGRIDSEFITVESEHSALSAVLGAAGTGARTFTATSSQGLLYMQEVMPIASAMRLPVVMVIANRALSGPLNIWNDHSDIMLQRDMGWVSLFAENGQEVVDMLIQAFKIAEHREVMLPVNVNMDGFQLTHMVEPIELPDQAEVDRFLLEYKPYATLHPDRPITMGAFAMPEIFTEVMKAKDVAIVNAKKTILEVWKEWESLFGRKYEPVAAYKTEGAEVVLLTMGSMGETAEVAIDELRREGISAGLLKLKLWRPFPFKELKKAVKGVKVLAVTDRAVSYGGPGGPVCAEIRSALYDEPERPVIVDYIIGLGGRDVSVEDFITMGKRALEAKIKKPREAYKFYGVRGE; the protein is encoded by the coding sequence ATGTCCAGGCGGGTTGGTATGGAAGTGGCGATTGCCGCGGCGGAGGCAGTTGCCTTGTGCAATATTGATGTGGCGGCTGTATATCCCATCACTCCCAACACCCATGTAGCAGAGCATCTGGCGGAAATTGTCGCCGAGGGGAGAATTGATTCCGAGTTTATTACCGTCGAGTCCGAACATTCGGCCCTGAGCGCAGTGCTGGGCGCCGCGGGTACGGGGGCAAGGACCTTTACAGCTACCAGTTCCCAGGGATTGCTCTACATGCAGGAGGTCATGCCGATCGCCTCGGCCATGCGGCTTCCCGTGGTAATGGTAATCGCCAACCGGGCGCTGTCCGGTCCTCTTAATATATGGAATGATCACAGTGACATCATGTTGCAGAGAGATATGGGCTGGGTTTCACTATTTGCGGAAAACGGTCAGGAAGTGGTGGACATGCTCATTCAGGCCTTCAAAATTGCCGAACACAGAGAGGTCATGCTGCCTGTAAATGTCAACATGGATGGTTTCCAGCTTACACACATGGTTGAGCCGATCGAACTTCCCGATCAGGCGGAGGTGGACAGGTTCCTTTTAGAATATAAACCTTATGCCACGCTTCATCCTGACAGACCGATCACCATGGGGGCCTTCGCCATGCCGGAGATATTTACAGAGGTAATGAAGGCAAAAGATGTCGCCATTGTAAATGCAAAGAAAACCATATTAGAGGTATGGAAAGAATGGGAGAGTCTCTTCGGCCGCAAGTATGAGCCTGTAGCGGCTTATAAGACAGAAGGAGCCGAGGTGGTATTGCTCACCATGGGTTCCATGGGCGAGACAGCCGAGGTCGCCATTGATGAGTTGCGCAGAGAGGGTATATCTGCCGGATTGCTGAAGTTAAAGCTCTGGAGGCCTTTTCCCTTTAAAGAACTGAAGAAAGCCGTGAAAGGTGTCAAGGTTCTGGCCGTCACAGACAGGGCGGTCTCGTATGGGGGCCCGGGAGGTCCCGTCTGCGCCGAAATCAGATCCGCCCTATACGACGAGCCGGAGCGGCCTGTGATCGTTGATTATATTATCGGTCTCGGCGGACGCGATGTCTCGGTGGAAGATTTTATAACGATGGGGAAAAGGGCGCTGGAAGCGAAGATAAAAAAACCCCGGGAAGCATACAAATTTTATGGAGTGAGGGGAGAATGA
- a CDS encoding 4Fe-4S binding protein, protein MTEKRWPERWQEVNPGCMVFTPGSSQEYHTGSWRAGRKPVWDKSKCIKCGVCYIFCPEGCIFADEEGYFAGDLTYCKGCGICAHECFPEAVTMVNEEG, encoded by the coding sequence ATGACAGAGAAAAGGTGGCCGGAAAGATGGCAGGAGGTCAATCCGGGATGTATGGTATTTACCCCGGGAAGTTCGCAAGAGTACCATACCGGGAGCTGGAGGGCGGGAAGAAAACCGGTATGGGATAAATCCAAGTGCATTAAATGTGGCGTCTGCTATATATTCTGCCCGGAAGGGTGTATTTTTGCAGATGAAGAGGGATACTTCGCGGGAGATCTCACTTACTGCAAAGGTTGTGGCATCTGTGCCCATGAATGCTTTCCGGAGGCCGTAACAATGGTTAACGAGGAGGGATAA
- a CDS encoding pyruvate ferredoxin oxidoreductase subunit gamma: MIEVRWHGRGGQGAVTSVEILAVAAIEEGKYAQGFPSFGPERRGAPVAAFNRVDDKRIKIRSGIYHPDAVVVLDESLIGLVNVAEGLKQNGVLIINTSKTAKELEEALHFKGRIATIDATAIAWKELGVPITNTTMLGALIKAIGIVKMDSLKSPVAHRFGRLAQKNLTAAKRAYNEIKIKS, encoded by the coding sequence ATGATAGAGGTAAGATGGCATGGAAGAGGAGGACAGGGAGCGGTAACTTCTGTGGAGATACTGGCCGTGGCTGCCATTGAGGAGGGAAAGTATGCTCAGGGTTTCCCGAGCTTTGGACCGGAGAGGAGAGGCGCCCCTGTAGCAGCGTTTAACCGGGTTGATGATAAACGGATAAAAATCAGGTCCGGTATCTACCACCCCGATGCGGTGGTTGTTCTCGATGAAAGCCTCATTGGCCTGGTCAATGTTGCCGAAGGGTTAAAACAGAATGGTGTCCTGATCATTAACACATCAAAGACAGCAAAAGAACTGGAAGAGGCCCTTCACTTTAAGGGGCGGATCGCCACCATTGATGCGACGGCAATAGCCTGGAAGGAGCTGGGCGTTCCGATCACCAATACCACCATGTTGGGAGCTTTGATTAAGGCAATCGGAATCGTGAAGATGGATTCCTTGAAATCACCCGTAGCGCACAGATTCGGCAGGCTCGCACAAAAGAACCTTACCGCCGCGAAGAGGGCCTATAACGAGATCAAGATCAAGTCGTAA
- the recR gene encoding recombination mediator RecR: MAGYPPPVKRLIKELGRFPGIGEKTATRLATFILRAPPDEARMLAESIMEVKEKIKFCPVCFNLTERELCEICTDPSRDGETICIVEEPDSLIAIEESGSFRGTYHVLHGVLSPLDGIGPKRLRLQELLDRIGRNRVRELIVATNPNVQGEATALLIAKLVKEKDVKVTRIALGVPFGGDLKYTDRRTLAKSMEFRRGMKDS, from the coding sequence ATGGCAGGATATCCACCTCCTGTAAAACGTCTTATCAAGGAGCTCGGAAGGTTTCCCGGAATTGGAGAAAAGACCGCTACGAGACTGGCTACCTTTATTCTTCGTGCCCCTCCCGACGAGGCAAGAATGCTTGCGGAAAGCATTATGGAAGTTAAAGAAAAGATCAAGTTTTGCCCCGTATGTTTTAATCTGACAGAGAGGGAGCTTTGTGAGATATGTACTGATCCCTCGAGGGACGGTGAAACTATATGTATTGTGGAGGAACCTGATTCACTCATTGCCATCGAGGAGAGCGGGAGTTTCCGGGGAACTTACCACGTCCTTCATGGAGTTCTGTCACCTCTCGATGGAATTGGACCGAAACGTCTCAGACTGCAGGAGCTCTTGGACAGGATAGGCCGTAACCGGGTCAGGGAACTCATCGTGGCCACCAATCCGAACGTCCAGGGGGAGGCAACCGCTCTACTAATTGCCAAACTGGTAAAAGAGAAAGACGTTAAAGTAACAAGGATAGCCCTCGGCGTACCTTTCGGTGGAGATCTCAAATACACGGACAGGAGAACCCTGGCAAAGTCTATGGAATTCCGCCGGGGGATGAAGGACTCCTGA
- a CDS encoding YbaB/EbfC family nucleoid-associated protein, producing MQNFGNIMKQAQKIQEKLAHLQEEMEAKTVEAMAGGGMVTVVVNGRYEIVSLKIEKEVVNPEDVDMLQDLIAAAVNEGIRKAHEMTSAEMAKITGGIKIPGLT from the coding sequence ATGCAAAATTTCGGAAACATTATGAAGCAGGCCCAAAAGATTCAGGAAAAGTTAGCCCATCTTCAGGAGGAAATGGAAGCTAAGACTGTGGAGGCCATGGCCGGAGGGGGTATGGTAACCGTCGTGGTAAACGGAAGGTATGAGATCGTATCCCTGAAAATAGAAAAAGAGGTGGTTAATCCTGAAGATGTTGATATGCTTCAGGATCTGATAGCGGCTGCGGTGAATGAGGGCATCCGTAAGGCCCATGAGATGACCTCAGCAGAGATGGCAAAAATCACCGGGGGCATTAAGATACCTGGCTTGACGTAG
- the dnaX gene encoding DNA polymerase III subunit gamma/tau, which produces MKYIVLARKWRPQIFEDVVGQEHVVKTLRNAIIQDRIAHAFIFSGPRGIGKTSVARIMAKALNCEKGPTPTLCNACTNCREITEGISMDVREIDGASNRGIDEIRELRENVKFSPASSRYKIYIIDEVHMLTREAFNALLKTLEEPPSHVIFIFATTESHKVPATILSRCQCFDFRRVSLKLIMGNLKRIVEAEGIRISETSLTWIAEAGDGSIRDAQSILDQVVSYAGFTIKESDVEGLLGRTDKRFLFMLSEAVLERNAARCLEIIDEAYYAGLDMKYFYQMLLGHFRNLLFTRIAGKARALLDLTDDETAKLKAQTEGVSQQTLQRLLDILMAEEENVRKSYNPRLNLEATLLRMAYLEPMMPIDEILLKMEGIEKRLSATKPSQELSGIFQVETVSPGPAGYEVREVNQPEQLWEDFKSFVKKQSSPLWSKIEAGKFLGYEDKLLRIGFLKDYIFFDNINESSQKGRLTEMAREFFGDDGIKVHIELLENPPESPHTPLWKRGAGGDFKGGLGGFSDEKGHNSISHSNRTNEIKRDALNHPMLQKVMDTFAGAEVREVIPRLDHQ; this is translated from the coding sequence ATGAAGTATATTGTTCTCGCTCGAAAATGGAGACCCCAGATCTTTGAAGATGTTGTGGGACAGGAACACGTAGTCAAGACCCTGAGAAACGCCATCATTCAGGACCGCATCGCCCACGCCTTCATCTTCAGTGGACCGCGGGGGATAGGCAAGACATCGGTGGCCCGCATCATGGCCAAGGCCCTGAATTGTGAAAAGGGACCAACGCCAACTCTTTGCAATGCATGTACCAATTGCCGGGAAATCACGGAAGGCATATCTATGGATGTCCGGGAGATAGATGGGGCATCCAACAGGGGTATAGATGAGATAAGAGAGCTACGGGAAAATGTTAAATTCTCTCCTGCATCGTCCCGCTATAAAATCTATATCATTGATGAAGTACACATGCTTACCCGCGAGGCATTCAATGCCCTCCTGAAGACCCTTGAGGAACCTCCATCGCATGTGATTTTTATATTTGCTACCACGGAAAGCCATAAAGTTCCGGCGACCATCCTTTCCCGATGTCAGTGCTTCGACTTCAGAAGGGTATCCCTCAAGCTGATCATGGGTAACTTGAAACGAATCGTCGAGGCAGAGGGCATCCGTATCAGCGAAACCAGCCTGACCTGGATTGCCGAAGCGGGTGATGGGAGTATCAGGGATGCCCAGAGTATCCTTGACCAGGTTGTATCCTATGCCGGTTTTACTATCAAAGAATCCGACGTGGAAGGACTTCTCGGCCGGACAGATAAACGCTTTCTTTTCATGCTTTCCGAGGCGGTGTTGGAGAGAAACGCAGCCAGATGCCTGGAGATAATTGATGAGGCATATTATGCCGGCCTCGATATGAAATACTTTTACCAAATGCTCCTCGGTCATTTCCGAAACTTGCTTTTCACCCGGATCGCCGGCAAGGCTCGAGCGCTACTCGATCTTACCGATGATGAAACGGCGAAACTGAAAGCCCAGACAGAAGGGGTCTCACAACAGACCCTGCAACGCCTGCTGGACATCCTGATGGCCGAAGAGGAGAACGTAAGAAAAAGCTACAATCCACGATTGAACCTCGAAGCAACCCTCCTCAGAATGGCTTACCTTGAACCGATGATGCCTATTGACGAGATCCTATTGAAGATGGAAGGCATCGAGAAGAGACTCTCAGCTACAAAACCATCTCAGGAGTTGTCCGGCATTTTTCAGGTGGAAACGGTCAGCCCCGGACCTGCTGGATACGAGGTCAGGGAAGTTAACCAGCCGGAGCAACTCTGGGAAGATTTCAAGAGCTTTGTAAAGAAACAGAGTTCCCCCCTCTGGTCCAAAATTGAGGCGGGGAAATTTTTAGGATACGAAGACAAACTTTTAAGAATAGGCTTTCTCAAAGACTATATCTTTTTTGATAACATTAATGAGAGTTCTCAAAAGGGACGTCTGACGGAGATGGCAAGGGAATTTTTCGGGGATGACGGGATCAAGGTCCATATCGAACTCCTTGAAAATCCCCCCGAATCCCCCCATACCCCCCTTTGGAAAAGGGGGGCTGGGGGGGATTTTAAAGGGGGGCTGGGGGGATTTTCAGATGAAAAGGGGCACAACAGCATTTCCCATAGTAACAGGACAAATGAGATCAAGCGGGACGCCCTGAACCATCCAATGTTGCAAAAGGTCATGGATACTTTTGCGGGCGCCGAAGTACGCGAAGTTATTCCCCGTTTGGATCATCAATAA
- the tadA gene encoding tRNA adenosine(34) deaminase TadA: protein MEMDDTFIRLALDEARLAYEKGEVPVGAVLTLGGEVMAKAHNSPISMRDPSAHAEMLTMRKAAEITGNYRLVGTTLYVTLEPCIMCAGAIIQARISRLVFGASDPKMGGVVSLYRLLHDRRLNHTVEITEGVQREACAEILSRFFREKRITYSDISFP from the coding sequence GCGAGGTTGGCCTATGAGAAAGGCGAGGTTCCTGTCGGTGCCGTGCTTACCCTTGGGGGGGAAGTCATGGCGAAGGCTCACAACAGTCCTATCTCAATGAGAGACCCCTCTGCCCATGCTGAGATGCTGACTATGCGTAAAGCAGCAGAGATAACGGGCAATTACCGCCTTGTAGGAACAACACTGTATGTCACACTGGAACCATGTATCATGTGTGCCGGGGCGATTATACAGGCCAGGATATCGAGGCTTGTCTTTGGTGCCAGTGATCCTAAAATGGGAGGAGTGGTTTCCCTATACAGGCTTCTTCATGACAGAAGACTGAATCATACGGTAGAGATTACAGAGGGTGTCCAGAGGGAGGCCTGTGCCGAAATTTTAAGTAGATTTTTTCGTGAAAAGAGAATAACATACTCTGATATCTCATTTCCATAA